The archaeon genome includes the window CGACCACGCTCAGTTTCACCTGCTCCTCGCTCCTTGTGTTGGTTCGGACTTCATGATAGAGAGTCCACGAGAGGCAGACGAGGAAGATGAGCGTGAACACCCACACCCCGGAGAGGATGGGCCCATCGAGAGCCGGGACTTGTGAATAGATGATGGAAACAGACGCCGCCGAGAAGAAGCTCATGACAAACACGGTCGATATGCGTCGCTTCGCCTCCTGCGAATCTTCGGCCCTCCAACCTACGGATGCGCCGATGTCGGCTGCAAGGTAGGCCAGGAGTATGAACGCGGTCAATGGGGAAAGGAAGGGTTCAGTCAAGTTCAGCCGTCCACCTCCTCCCTGAGGATGGACAACCACGTCCCCAGCTTAGCCGCGAGGTCGGTGATGGAAACTAGGTCGGGCTCGGACAGTATCACCCTCCTCAGAACCGAATCAGGTCTGCACTTGGTAGCCACGAATTCCTTGAGCGGGCGGATGTCGACCTCGACCTCTGGCATAGGTGAGGGGGACGTGAGCGGCCCTTTCACCCCATAATCGGAGAAAACCTCTAGGACTTGGGGTCGGATTTCTCAGATTCAGAGTCCTTGGCTCTGTCTCTGTCAATCACACTCTGAATCAATGAGACGACGTGTGCCTGGTGCCTCTCCCTTGCCTCCGTCGTCATCACCAGCATCAGACTAACGACAACAGTCACTGCAATCAGGTCTAGGGCAACAAGAAGCCCACTGTATGAAGTATCGGCGCTCCACATGGCATAGCTTGGTCCCAGAGCGAGGCCGAGTACCATGGTCATCGTCGAAATGATTAGGACTTCATTCAGGCTGAAGGTTGCCAAGAATGGTCTTAGGGCTCGCCTTCCAAGTGAGGTGACCACGAACTCCTGCGGGTCCAGAATCTCTGATGGAGAGATGACGGGAACATTCGGAGCGGGGGCGATATACTTGTGCTCAAGGAGCCAGCCGAAGCTCTTCCTGATCGTGTCGTATCCCCCGATTCCGACTTCGTCTTTCAGTTTGTCGATCGAAGTGACTCGCTCGTGTCTCTTGCGCGATTCCAGATAGAGTAGGATTTTGAGAGGACTGAGTCTAATCTTCTTCGCTTTCTCTCGTCCAGACACTCTGTCAACAAATCTGACTAATAGTGATTCCTTACTGTTGGGGATCTCTCCATCCACCTGTACCACACGGGACGGTTTTTGGCACCATTGGTGATTTTAGGTGGATGCCGCCTGTGGCATCTCATTGAGGAGAGGGCAAGTCGAAAGTGTAACCGCTTCACCGTCAATTTGGACTTGGCTCTCTTGAGGAAAGAGGCCCCTGAGACTGAAAGAAATCGTATTACTCATTCGTGAACGATCATTCCACGGATAGGAATCAGGGTTCTGGTAGGCTTTCGCTGTAACTGGTCATTCTGTCAATTCCTGTAGCCTAGCGGTCTAGGCTATCATATCATTGTTTATGTATGTTAGCGCAATACTTATAACATCGTATACTCTGCGGTATACTGTTAGTCTATGGGAACACTGACCAGACCAAGGCTGAATGAAGCTATTCTCAACAAGTGGGCCATAGTCGATGCCAAGAGGCCTCTCTCATCGACTGTCGTGAACAAACTGAAGGAGAGTTTCAGGGCAGAGTACGTCTACAACACCAACGCCATCGAGGGGAATACCCTGACGCTCAGGGAGACGCAGCTCCTCATCGAGGAAGGGATAACGGTCCATGGGAAGAGTTTGAGAGAGCTAGACGAAGCACGAAACCATCCCGAGGCGCTAGACTACATAGAGAACCTGGCCACGGAGGGCAAGAGCATCACAGAGTTCGACATCACCACTCTCCACCAAATCCTGATGAAAGGGACAATCGAAGAGAGGTTCGTCGGGCGATACAGGACTGGCCAGATAGGAATCAGGGGCTCAAGGCACGTCCCCCCTCCCGCATACGAAGTCCCCCGCCTCATGGAGGAGTTCGTGAAGATGGTCAACGACAATCCGAGGGAACTCACCACCGTCGAGCTGGCAGCCGTGGCTCTGCATCGTCTTGTCTTCATCCATCCTTTCGAGGACGGGAACGGAAGAATGTCTAGGTTGCTGGCGAACCTTGTCCTTCTAAGGAAGCGCTACCCCCCGGTCATCATCCTCAACGCGGACAGGAAGAGATACCTGAACTATCTGGCGAAGGCTGACGAGGGCAACTACGCACCGCTGGTGAACTTCTTCGCCCAGTACGTGATCAAGCACCTGGACATGATCCTCAGGGCACTGGAACAGAAACCGGAAGACGACCTTCTCACCCTGGTCGAAGCCGAGAGGCTTTCGTCGTTTTCTGCCGCTTATCTACGAGTCCTCGCCAACCGCGGTCTGATTTCGGCGTCGAAGGAAGGCCGTGAGTGGAGAATTTCGAAGCGCGAGCTCCTCGACTACGTTCGGACCCACAAGAAGGCTTGAGCGGACGCTCGGTAGTCAATTTCTAGCTCGAAAAACCCACGTTTCTGGGCAAAACCTACTCTGGAAGGAAGGCCGCCACTTCTGTCAGTTGGGGAGCCTCAGAATGGTCTTCTCATTTGATAAGGAAGCTACGAACTCCCACCCCTTGGTAATGTAGCTCTCCACTTCGCTGACGGGCACTACCTTCTGATGGCTGCCGTTGTCCGCCATTTCTCCGAGGAGCCGCTCTCGCACCAGCTTCTGAATCTCCTTGTCTTCCATACCAGCGAGGTCGAGTTTGCCCACCTCTTCCTTGCTATACCCGCCCACCTTCAGCAGAATCTCTCGCTTGAATTCGGTCTTCAAATCAGGCCCCTCCCTTGTCCCGAAGACGCTGAGGTGCGGCATCAGTCTCAGGTAGTCAGAGGCCCTCTCTTCCTCGCTCTTCTGATAATAAGTGTCCATGTAGAAGCCGTGCCCGCAGAGGGCGTGGGCCGCATGCTCCCCTATGACGTCGCTCCCCTTGGTCAGAAAGTACTTGCGGAAGATGTGGAAGTGGATCTTGTGGATCCTGTGGTTGTCGAGCCTCTCACCGAGCCCTGCCCGTGACACCACCCTCCTGAAGTTCACGGTCGCAATCTTGGTCCTCGACCAGATGTCCCCGGAGTAATCGAAAATGAACCCACCGGATGAAACACTGTTGATGATCTCGTTCATCGCCTGCTTCGCCTCGTCGCTCATGTACGCCACCCTCGCCCTCTTCCCCTTGGTCATCTCAGCACGAAGAGAGGCCCGGGCTGGCTCGGCCTTCAGGTCCAAGTCGTTGATTGTAAGACTCAACGCCTCCGTGAGCCTCATACCGCTGCTCAAGAGAAGCAAGATCAGGGCCCTCATCCTGGCGTTGGGCTTCCCCGTAGTCAGCAACCGCCTGACCTGATCCATCTTCAGCGGCTCCTCGGCTATCTTCATGACCCTGGGGGTGGAGACCTTGTTCCTGAACTTCTTGTCGTCTATCTCGAACCCGCAGAAGACCAGGAACCGCTTGACGGCGCTGAGGTAGTCGACGATGGTCTTGGGCTTCAGTCCCTTCGAGTCAAGCCAGCCAACGAACGCGTCCATCGTCTCGTAGAGGTTCGCTTGGTTGGCGTCGATTCTCTTTTCATCCGCGAACTGTCTGAACTTCTTGATACCGAATGAGTAGAAGTGCTTCGAGTGGACGGAATGGCTCTTTCTGTAGACACCTTCGATGAACCTATCAACTTGGTTCCAATCAATCATGACTGACTAATTGCAGATGATATTTAGCGTCCAATACAACACAAATGCTAGAAGAAATGTCCTAAATGTCCTCTGTGTTATGGTCTTGATGGGGGTTGGATTACATTCAAAGGCGGTCGAATTAGCGTTTAATAGCTGATGCGGAGTTAATGACACGTCTGGCAGCGGCCGAACGCGTCGGGTCAATCCGGCTTGGATTCCACCAGAATGAGCGGGATTGACTGCTGGGCTCACGCGCTCGGACCGCTCTTGCCCAAATCTTCCTCAAGGCTGTCGAGGTTGCCCAGGAACCCATCCATGAACTTCCTGCTCTCTTCCCTGACACGCTCTCGACCAGCAACGAACCCCTTCGTGAATTCGGCCCAATTCGCCCCGACATACTTCACGAACCAAGGTTTTCTCCGCAAGGGACGCAGTCCGTCAAGGTCGAACCCGTGGAGTTGCGCGACCGAGTCACCGGCATCTCTCGCGAACTTGGGAGTTGCAATTTCAACCCCCTTCTCCTTGTAGCGGGCGGCAGATTCGACTGCCCAGTGCACCAGCCTCTCCACATCCGCGAACTGGCTGCTTGTCCACGGATGCGCACTCATGACAAGGCCAAGCTCGTTAATCTCCTTCAGGCCCTTCGACTTGAACGCCTCCCCGACCTTGTATGCCAACGCCCGCTGGATTTCGTGCTGGGGACCAGAGATTTCAGGCGGTATTCTGAAGAAGAGATCCTTGAAGCCCGCAGGCTTCTTGCGGGTTGCTCTCCGCATTGTAACGTATTCAGTCTCCCTACGACGAGACGCTTCGAGTTCGCCCAGGAGTTGGGATACGGACATCTCCAAGTACCTCGAGGTCGAGTCTGCGGTCTTCTGGATGTAGTCGTCGATGGTACCCTCGGAGAGGAAGAAGTCGCTCGTGAGTTCCACGTCGGCCATCTTCCTTCGCAGGGCAAGGTTGTCCCGAACGAACGCCGCAGTCGTGGGAGGTAGCATGTTCGGGCCGAGTGCCTTCAGCAAGGCCTCAGGGTCATCCTTGGAAGCCCGGGAAACGTTCTGTGCCACGCCTTCCGCGATGGAAGTCAGCAAGGCCATCTCGTTGATGCCGACTTCAATCCCCATCCTCCTCATCACCGTCGCATTTCGTATGAGGGACAGAGCATGGAAGATGAATCCGAGCCTTGCAGTCAAGAGCCTAATCAGCTCCTTCTCATCGGGGCGAAGTTCCTCGTCTCTGTAGGCTGGGAACCCGACGATCCGCCCGAAGCCTATCTCAGAGAACATCCCACCGACTTCGAACTCGTAGGCCATTCCAGGGGTTAGTCTGGCGTCGAGCTCGGCAAGGTAGCTGACCGCTATGAATTCCTTCGGTGCCTCCAGCTTCCGATAATAGGAAGCAGATCTATCCCGCCTCCTCTCAAGCACCC containing:
- a CDS encoding Fic family protein; its protein translation is MGTLTRPRLNEAILNKWAIVDAKRPLSSTVVNKLKESFRAEYVYNTNAIEGNTLTLRETQLLIEEGITVHGKSLRELDEARNHPEALDYIENLATEGKSITEFDITTLHQILMKGTIEERFVGRYRTGQIGIRGSRHVPPPAYEVPRLMEEFVKMVNDNPRELTTVELAAVALHRLVFIHPFEDGNGRMSRLLANLVLLRKRYPPVIILNADRKRYLNYLAKADEGNYAPLVNFFAQYVIKHLDMILRALEQKPEDDLLTLVEAERLSSFSAAYLRVLANRGLISASKEGREWRISKRELLDYVRTHKKA
- a CDS encoding tyrosine-type recombinase/integrase → MIDWNQVDRFIEGVYRKSHSVHSKHFYSFGIKKFRQFADEKRIDANQANLYETMDAFVGWLDSKGLKPKTIVDYLSAVKRFLVFCGFEIDDKKFRNKVSTPRVMKIAEEPLKMDQVRRLLTTGKPNARMRALILLLLSSGMRLTEALSLTINDLDLKAEPARASLRAEMTKGKRARVAYMSDEAKQAMNEIINSVSSGGFIFDYSGDIWSRTKIATVNFRRVVSRAGLGERLDNHRIHKIHFHIFRKYFLTKGSDVIGEHAAHALCGHGFYMDTYYQKSEEERASDYLRLMPHLSVFGTREGPDLKTEFKREILLKVGGYSKEEVGKLDLAGMEDKEIQKLVRERLLGEMADNGSHQKVVPVSEVESYITKGWEFVASLSNEKTILRLPN